Genomic segment of Nitrospirota bacterium:
GACATGCGCTGAGCATATTTGAACTGGCCGAACATGTCCGTACGGCCAAAGCTGGCCTGAAATTGTGCCGGATAGCCTGCGAAGAGTTCGTCACCGCCGTGCCCCGTCAAAGTAACTTTCACATGATGACGGGCCAGTTGGGAGGCCGTGAAATATGCGAACCCGCCTTGCGTCGCCATTGGAACATCCATGTGCCAGAGTAAATAGGGAAGGCGACTGGCGAAATCCATGGAGTCCGGCTTGCCCTCACAGTATTCGGATCCCACATGGCGAGCCACAATCCGGGCGAGCAGGGTCTCATCCACAAATCCATCTTCTGCAAACCCGATGGAGAAGGTCTTCAGGCCTGGGCGATGCCGCGCGGCCAGAGCCGTCACCGTGCTGGAATCTAAACCACCACTCAGGTGACACCCTAAGGACGCGTCACTTCGGCAGTGCATCTTCACTGACTCGTCCAAGAGATAAAATAACTCATCCCTGACCGCCTCGTCGGACCGAGAGCGATTGTAATTGTATCGCAGTCCCCAGTATTTTTTGATCAGAGGGCGGCCCGATTCGAGATCCACACGGAGCATATGCCCCGGTTCAAGTTCCCGGATATTCCGAAACATCGTTTTGCCTCCGAGCGCCCGGCCACAGAAAGCGTAATCAGCCAACGCCTGGGGATCGATGGCCCTCTCGACATCCGGATCTTCCAGGATCGCCTTGATCTCGGAGGCCAAGATGAGCTTCTTGGGAGTAACATAGTAATAGAGGTTCTTGATCCCCATCCGATCTCTGGCTGCAACCAAACGGCGCCGGCGCCGGTCCCACAGGACAAACGAAAACATTCCATTAAACCGGGTGACGCACTCCTCTCCGTCTTCCTCATACAGGTGGGGAATGACTTCAGTATCCGAGGAGGATGAAAACCGATGCCCCTTGGCTTTCAGGTCTTGCGTTAATTCAAGGTAGTTGTAAATCTCCCCGTTGAACACGACTTGGATCGAGCCATCCTCATTGGACATGGGCTGCCGGCCGGTTTCCGATAGATCGATAATGGACAAGCGGCGGTGACCCAGGCCGACGGGGCCCTCTACGAACAACCCCTCGTCGTCAGGCCCTCGATGGTGCAACACGTCCCGCATAGCCCTCAGCCGTTGAGAGTCTATGGCTGCGCGGTCAAAATTGAGGACGGCTACAATTCCACACATGGCTGCAAGATCCTTCCCGTCGGGGCATTATCCGTACAGAAGAGATTGGAGACAGACGCTGAGACCTGGAAACACCACTAAGAGCTATTTAGCCCGCTTGCGCGCCCGACAAGGAGGCAATCCTCTTGAACATCGCGGACCGTTCCGAGACACAGAGCACGTTGTGATGCCCGATAACCCCATTGGAGGATTCAAGGTTTATAAGTTCTTCATAGTCGCCCCTGTCGACGGAAAAGAACCGGTAGGGCCCACACTCCCGAATCTTCCTCAACAAATCGCTCGATGAATACCCCGCCATAGCAAAGATATGAGGGTTTAACTCAATTAATATGCTGGGCTCGAACTCGCTCAATGTCCGGCACGCGCCCTTTACAAAATCCATCTCTGCGCCTTCCGCGTCGCATTTGATGAAGTCGCATCGGCTCACGTGGTACTTCAGCACAAAGGCGTCAAGCGTCGTGAGGCTGCAGGTTGACTGAATGGATGATGCGGTGGACATCCGGACCATCGAGGCATTGCCACATGCTTCATCGGGGTAGTAATGCATCGTCACCCTGCCGTCTCTGTCGCCCAGCGCAATATTATTGAGTACCACGTTGAGGCATTTGTTTAAGTTGCAGTTGCCCGTGAGGACTTGATAGGTGCTAGCCAGCGGTTCAAAGGCGTGAACGGTTCCTCGAGGCCCTACGAGCCGGCTCAGAAGGGTGGTATACCACCCGATATTGGCCCCGACGTCGAACGCCATATCGCCTTCAGAGACACAAGCCATCACGACACGGGTCTCTACCGGCTCATAGACTCCCGTGCCGAGCAGGCCCATGTGATATTGTTTTTCCCTTGGGTCCACACAAAATCGCCTTCCATCGCGCGAGCGCACAACGATCTGATGCCCCTTCGAGAGCCTGCCTGCCAGTTTGCTTGCCAGATCGTTTACCCGCCACAGATCGCTCCCGGACGGCGCCAACCGGGAACCTTCTCTCAGCAGTCGAATCACGAGCAACGAGAGGGCGTCGCAAATCATTGGCTGTCCTTGTTGCACGAATTCCTTTTGCGCCTCTACTCCGGTGCCGGCAACACTGCGCTCGCCCAGTCCGTCACGCTCATTTCCCTCGCCCACAGAGAGACATTGCGCCCCACCATTCGCAACTGGTCCCGTC
This window contains:
- the asnB gene encoding asparagine synthase (glutamine-hydrolyzing), whose protein sequence is MCGIVAVLNFDRAAIDSQRLRAMRDVLHHRGPDDEGLFVEGPVGLGHRRLSIIDLSETGRQPMSNEDGSIQVVFNGEIYNYLELTQDLKAKGHRFSSSSDTEVIPHLYEEDGEECVTRFNGMFSFVLWDRRRRRLVAARDRMGIKNLYYYVTPKKLILASEIKAILEDPDVERAIDPQALADYAFCGRALGGKTMFRNIRELEPGHMLRVDLESGRPLIKKYWGLRYNYNRSRSDEAVRDELFYLLDESVKMHCRSDASLGCHLSGGLDSSTVTALAARHRPGLKTFSIGFAEDGFVDETLLARIVARHVGSEYCEGKPDSMDFASRLPYLLWHMDVPMATQGGFAYFTASQLARHHVKVTLTGHGGDELFAGYPAQFQASFGRTDMFGQFKYAQRMSGSPLDQPLIKKLLSRGLTGLARSLRQRIFKPEKTLKDLWIELHCGQWLGAFTADFTTSLGGYSPVDDYLKPFLEVDTDEVLDQCLYHDQRVYLPSLLLLEDRVSMALSIESRVPFLDNRIVEFLATVPPEQKVRGLEPKYLLRQVAAKLLPNEVWARRDKCNFPVPDNFWRSKVMKDLTEEILIAPDSISRGIFTPDVLKGACQYGDLTWALVNVELWFKIFVDQNPNWTDRIVSPPPVRLEREVHSRRLRVVK
- a CDS encoding FkbM family methyltransferase; translation: MIQQHKTQAAGVDVSSTTTGPVANGGAQCLSVGEGNERDGLGERSVAGTGVEAQKEFVQQGQPMICDALSLLVIRLLREGSRLAPSGSDLWRVNDLASKLAGRLSKGHQIVVRSRDGRRFCVDPREKQYHMGLLGTGVYEPVETRVVMACVSEGDMAFDVGANIGWYTTLLSRLVGPRGTVHAFEPLASTYQVLTGNCNLNKCLNVVLNNIALGDRDGRVTMHYYPDEACGNASMVRMSTASSIQSTCSLTTLDAFVLKYHVSRCDFIKCDAEGAEMDFVKGACRTLSEFEPSILIELNPHIFAMAGYSSSDLLRKIRECGPYRFFSVDRGDYEELINLESSNGVIGHHNVLCVSERSAMFKRIASLSGAQAG